In a genomic window of Coprococcus eutactus:
- a CDS encoding glutamate synthase subunit beta, which produces MGKPTGFLEYERKTSAELAPKDRIKNFNEFHTPLSRDEQRKQAARCMDCGVPFCQAGLNICGMTSGCPLNNLIPEWNDMLYNDNLEQAFARLSKTNCFPEFTSRVCPALCEKACTCNLNGDPVSVRENERAIIEYAFANDLVNDAQPKVHSGKKVAVIGSGPSGLAVADQLIGRGHDVTVYERSDRPGGLLMYGIPNMKLEKQIIDRRIDVMKKRGIKFVLNTEVATGKASAKAVCPKDDQMTGYLKNKNLKYVKADDLLKEYDAVVLACGAANPRDIKAPGRDAKGIYFAVDFLKTTTMSLVNSGFADKQFVSCKGKNVLVIGGGDTGNDCVGTAVREGAVSVTQLEMMPKAPDTRTPDNPWPEWPKICKTDYGQQEAIAVYGHDPRIYETTVKEFIKDKDGNVKAAKCVKLDWKKNPETGRMSMTEIEGSEYIVDCDVVLIAAGFLGCQTYVAESFGVELNERTNVKTPCPNSYTTNVPKVFVAGDMHRGQSLVVWAIREGREAAMAVEELLLGYTNLQ; this is translated from the coding sequence ATGGGAAAACCAACTGGATTTTTAGAATATGAGAGAAAGACAAGCGCAGAGCTTGCTCCTAAGGACAGAATCAAGAATTTCAATGAATTCCACACTCCGCTTAGCCGTGATGAGCAGAGAAAGCAGGCTGCAAGATGTATGGACTGTGGCGTTCCATTCTGCCAGGCAGGTTTGAATATATGTGGCATGACATCTGGATGTCCTCTGAACAACCTTATCCCTGAGTGGAATGATATGCTATATAACGACAATCTTGAGCAGGCATTTGCAAGACTCAGCAAGACCAACTGTTTCCCTGAGTTTACAAGCCGTGTGTGCCCGGCGCTCTGCGAGAAGGCATGTACTTGTAACTTGAATGGCGATCCAGTGTCGGTCCGCGAGAATGAGAGAGCCATCATAGAATATGCATTTGCAAATGACCTCGTAAATGATGCTCAGCCAAAGGTTCACTCTGGCAAGAAAGTAGCAGTCATAGGTTCAGGCCCTTCGGGACTTGCAGTGGCGGATCAGCTGATCGGCAGAGGTCATGACGTGACTGTGTATGAGAGAAGCGACAGGCCGGGCGGACTTCTAATGTATGGTATTCCAAACATGAAGCTTGAGAAGCAGATCATAGACAGAAGAATAGATGTCATGAAGAAGAGAGGAATAAAGTTCGTATTAAACACAGAGGTTGCAACCGGAAAGGCATCTGCTAAGGCTGTGTGCCCGAAAGACGACCAGATGACTGGATACCTTAAGAACAAGAACCTCAAGTATGTGAAGGCTGATGATCTGCTCAAGGAATATGACGCAGTTGTGCTTGCCTGTGGAGCAGCAAATCCTAGAGATATCAAGGCACCCGGAAGGGATGCAAAGGGAATCTACTTCGCTGTTGATTTCCTCAAGACAACCACAATGAGTCTTGTCAATTCAGGCTTTGCAGATAAGCAGTTCGTGAGCTGTAAGGGTAAGAATGTTCTTGTCATAGGCGGCGGTGATACAGGAAATGACTGCGTTGGAACAGCGGTCCGCGAGGGCGCTGTCAGCGTGACACAGCTGGAGATGATGCCAAAGGCACCTGACACAAGAACACCTGACAATCCATGGCCGGAGTGGCCGAAGATCTGCAAGACAGATTACGGTCAGCAGGAGGCTATAGCAGTATATGGACATGATCCTAGAATATATGAGACTACAGTAAAGGAATTCATCAAGGACAAGGATGGAAATGTCAAGGCCGCCAAGTGCGTGAAACTCGACTGGAAAAAGAATCCTGAGACTGGAAGAATGTCTATGACAGAGATAGAGGGAAGCGAGTATATCGTTGACTGTGACGTGGTACTCATCGCAGCAGGTTTCCTCGGATGTCAGACATATGTGGCAGAGAGCTTTGGCGTAGAACTCAACGAGAGAACAAATGTCAAGACGCCATGTCCAAACTCATATACAACCAATGTGCCAAAGGTGTTCGTAGCCGGAGATATGCACAGAGGCCAGTCACTTGTAGTATGGGCCATCAGAGAAGGCCGTGAGGCAGCCATGGCAGTTGAAGAGCTGCTGCTCGGATATACAAATCTGCAGTAA
- a CDS encoding glycosyltransferase family 2 protein produces METEKNISPNITLSVVMPAYNEEAHIKDNLLETSKILSSFLHRYEIIAVNDGSSDSTWQLIREASDADSHITATGYNDNHGKGFAITTGIKAARGRYIAFLDSDLELSPALLRKFMKQMKDDDADIVIGSKLHPESKLDYPPLRRMMSYSYYVMLRMLFNLGIHDTQTGIKLFKSEVIKPIAENLTINGYAFDIEILVAAHKQGYKISEAPIALNYSRDDLSNGRRIKFRDIWKVFTDTIAIRKKY; encoded by the coding sequence ATGGAAACTGAAAAGAATATTTCACCAAATATTACTTTGTCGGTAGTCATGCCAGCTTACAATGAAGAAGCGCATATAAAAGATAATCTGCTGGAAACGAGTAAGATACTCAGCAGTTTCCTTCATCGCTATGAGATAATTGCCGTAAACGATGGCAGCTCAGACTCCACCTGGCAATTGATAAGGGAGGCTTCTGATGCAGATTCCCACATTACAGCCACAGGATACAATGACAACCACGGCAAAGGATTCGCTATAACGACAGGCATCAAGGCAGCCCGTGGCCGATACATCGCTTTCCTTGATTCTGATCTGGAACTCAGTCCTGCTCTGCTCAGGAAGTTCATGAAGCAGATGAAGGATGACGATGCAGACATAGTCATCGGTTCCAAGCTTCACCCAGAATCCAAACTTGACTATCCACCGCTCAGAAGAATGATGAGTTATTCTTATTATGTCATGCTCCGGATGCTTTTCAATCTCGGGATCCACGATACTCAGACCGGTATCAAGTTATTTAAATCCGAGGTGATCAAGCCGATAGCTGAAAATCTGACTATAAATGGATACGCATTTGACATTGAGATACTTGTAGCCGCCCACAAGCAGGGATACAAAATATCTGAGGCTCCGATAGCGCTTAATTACAGCAGAGACGATTTATCAAACGGCAGAAGGATCAAGTTCAGAGATATCTGGAAAGTATTTACGGACACAATTGCTATCAGAAAGAAATACTAG
- a CDS encoding LCP family protein — MDKKNRLSTDYDDEDMNWLDDDDDYLEEGGILSSLLFGDKKKKKRSKADPSRDDDRRSRRSTDVHEKREEKTDVSEPRRTRAASGIHGERTGKSVRSVRRVGDEQSTGIDNVYMDETASARDRQSERPARRRKISSDRTPVRLDEGTTRTGRTPVRHDEEKAKTVRTHAASAGTVGEYDEYYHENSRSRKLRDDRTAQKKENASGKHTGRSQRSGSAYAADSARTSVDNLLREVNNLEVDSKQRHEDLRREAWERTQRNVAKAKAEVERLELEREKNEKEEARKKKVREEMERRQAESEKQREQENTEKEVRSVADNSEEDNNKTEVTLADTAEKSVDIGPDDMGSDDAGGKSEAVESVISDDQTEEPDEESGEESGEDDNITFSDNADESSTKEEKPRMKDNRSDMLNMDALEQIERDIDEDKLRYSESDTEDLGLGDIGRALGFDAVDLEDDEEELDDDEESDSEKFFRENLLDEADPKVVNPERKKINISTKVWAIAFFVLLALFIMICVIYVKNYARMKYNEMNINEISADQLLVNDGVKDATAGYRTIALYGVDSRDQNMDAGTNSDSIMIVSINESTKEIKLVSVYRDTLMDIASGAMNKSQKVNYAYQLGGAVTAINTLNTNLDLNITDYVAVDFSAMASIIDAVGGVNINVVDDEINNFNKNLAEQISISGKYSSGITQAGQYTLDGQQAVAYSRIRSTGSGDITRTERQRIILLKVIDKLIKADTSSLSAFVDVSFNNISTSLNKDSILDLVKAVAKYSVVDTAGFPFAYEAVDMAEQGNCLVAADMESNVQALHEYLYGNSHYKVSDTSKQISVSLAKETGVSAQKVKVESEKPGDGISDGKGEGDLRTITEPPKGMILDE; from the coding sequence ATGGATAAAAAGAACAGATTATCAACAGATTATGATGATGAAGATATGAACTGGCTGGATGACGATGACGACTACCTTGAAGAAGGAGGTATTCTGAGTTCATTGTTATTTGGCGATAAAAAGAAGAAAAAACGCTCCAAAGCGGATCCATCCCGCGATGATGACCGCAGAAGCAGGAGATCGACAGACGTACATGAAAAACGCGAGGAAAAGACGGATGTATCAGAGCCGCGCCGGACTAGAGCAGCTTCTGGAATTCATGGAGAGAGAACTGGCAAGTCGGTGAGATCAGTGCGCCGTGTTGGGGACGAGCAGAGCACAGGTATAGATAATGTCTATATGGATGAAACTGCATCTGCGAGAGATCGTCAGTCGGAAAGACCTGCCAGGAGAAGAAAGATTTCGTCAGACAGGACACCGGTAAGACTGGATGAGGGAACAACTAGAACAGGCAGAACCCCGGTCAGACATGATGAGGAAAAGGCAAAAACTGTCAGAACACATGCTGCGTCAGCGGGGACAGTTGGAGAGTATGATGAATACTACCATGAAAACAGCCGTTCGAGAAAACTGAGAGATGACAGGACAGCCCAGAAGAAAGAGAATGCATCAGGAAAACATACAGGCCGTAGTCAGCGAAGCGGATCTGCATATGCTGCAGACAGCGCCAGGACATCAGTGGACAATCTTCTCAGGGAGGTGAATAACCTCGAGGTGGACAGCAAACAGAGACATGAGGACCTGCGCAGAGAGGCGTGGGAGAGAACTCAGCGCAACGTCGCAAAGGCAAAGGCGGAGGTCGAGCGCCTGGAACTTGAGCGCGAAAAGAATGAGAAAGAGGAAGCGCGCAAGAAAAAAGTCCGCGAGGAGATGGAGAGAAGACAGGCTGAGTCAGAGAAGCAGCGTGAACAGGAGAACACCGAAAAAGAGGTAAGGTCTGTAGCAGACAATAGTGAAGAGGACAATAATAAAACAGAGGTGACTTTAGCAGATACTGCGGAAAAATCAGTTGATATAGGACCAGATGATATGGGTTCAGACGATGCAGGCGGCAAGTCAGAGGCAGTGGAGTCTGTTATTTCAGACGATCAGACAGAAGAACCGGATGAAGAGTCAGGTGAAGAGTCAGGTGAAGATGACAATATAACATTTTCTGACAATGCAGACGAAAGCAGCACCAAAGAAGAGAAGCCTCGGATGAAGGATAATAGATCTGATATGCTGAACATGGATGCTCTTGAGCAAATAGAGAGGGATATAGACGAGGATAAGCTCAGATATTCAGAGTCAGATACGGAGGATCTAGGACTCGGAGATATTGGCAGGGCACTTGGGTTTGATGCGGTTGATCTTGAGGATGATGAAGAGGAACTGGATGATGACGAAGAGTCAGACAGTGAGAAGTTTTTCAGAGAGAATCTACTCGATGAGGCTGATCCGAAAGTAGTAAATCCAGAGAGAAAGAAGATAAATATAAGCACTAAGGTCTGGGCGATCGCGTTTTTTGTACTGCTGGCATTGTTCATAATGATATGTGTCATATATGTCAAAAATTATGCAAGAATGAAGTACAATGAGATGAATATCAATGAAATCAGTGCAGATCAGCTTCTTGTAAATGATGGTGTAAAAGATGCTACGGCTGGATACAGAACTATAGCGTTGTATGGTGTTGATTCAAGAGATCAGAATATGGATGCCGGAACAAACAGCGACAGTATCATGATAGTGAGCATCAATGAGTCCACGAAAGAGATAAAGCTTGTATCAGTGTACAGGGACACCCTCATGGATATAGCAAGCGGAGCGATGAACAAGTCGCAGAAAGTAAATTATGCTTATCAGCTTGGAGGCGCCGTCACAGCAATAAACACTTTGAATACTAATCTTGATCTCAATATCACAGATTATGTAGCGGTAGATTTCAGTGCCATGGCAAGCATAATCGATGCGGTAGGCGGTGTTAATATTAATGTAGTCGATGATGAGATAAATAATTTCAACAAGAATCTTGCAGAGCAGATAAGTATATCGGGTAAATATTCATCTGGTATAACACAGGCTGGTCAGTATACTCTTGATGGACAGCAGGCGGTTGCATATTCAAGAATCCGTTCAACAGGCAGCGGTGATATCACGAGAACTGAGAGACAGAGAATAATACTTCTGAAGGTCATCGATAAGCTGATAAAGGCTGATACCAGCTCGCTCAGCGCATTTGTAGATGTGTCATTCAATAATATATCTACAAGTCTTAATAAGGACAGTATATTGGATCTGGTAAAAGCTGTTGCAAAGTACAGTGTAGTTGACACTGCTGGATTCCCTTTTGCCTATGAGGCAGTGGATATGGCAGAACAGGGCAATTGTCTTGTTGCTGCAGATATGGAGAGCAATGTCCAGGCACTTCATGAATACCTGTACGGCAATTCACATTACAAGGTATCAGATACATCAAAGCAGATAAGTGTAAGCCTTGCAAAGGAGACAGGTGTAAGTGCCCAAAAGGTCAAGGTAGAATCAGAAAAGCCGGGAGATGGTATTTCTGACGGAAAGGGTGAGGGTGACCTCAGAACTATAACAGAGCCACCTAAGGGAATGATTCTTGACGAGTGA
- the gltB gene encoding glutamate synthase large subunit, which yields MIENKRAENTGLYDPCFEHDNCGIGAVVNIKGIKTHDTVNNALKIVENLEHRAGKDAEGKTGDGVGILLQISHKFFSKAVAELGYDLGKEGDYGIGMFFFPQKELARKQAMKMFEVIVEKEGLEFICWREVPTTPGILGKKAIDVMPCIMQAFIRRPETVKAGMDFDRKLYFVRRIFEESNDDTYVPSLSSKTIVYKGMFLVGELRMFYNDLQDPDYESAIGLVHSRFSTNTTPSWLRAHPYRYLCHNGEINTIRGNEDKMIAREETMESTIMQDEMYKVMPVLDPDGSDSARLDNCLEFLVLNGIPLPMAVMITIPEPWENDRAMSQEKKDFYQYYATMMEPWDGPASILFTDGELMGAVLDRNGLRPSRYYITDDDYLVLSSEVGVLDVDPSKIVKKDRLRPGKMLLVDTVNGRLISDEEIKEKYALAKPYGEWVDSNLVHLADLKIPNIRVQEYTDEERARLQKAFGYTYEDFKNTIYPMAEKGAEAISAMGTDTPLAVLSNSHKPLFNFFKQLFAQVTNPPIDAIREEVVTSTSVYLGKDGNILEEKPENCHVLKINHPILTNTDLLKIKNMNVPGLKVATLPILYYKNTSMEKALDRLFIEADKLYRDGVNILILSDRGVDENHVAIPSLLAVSAMQKHLVRTKKRTAVAIILESADPRNVHHFATLLGYGACAVNPYLAIETIKQMVDSHLLNKDFNAAVDDYNSAICHGIVKIASKMGVSTIQSYMGSQIFECIGLSKDVVDRYFTNTVSRVGGSGIKELEKTVDDLHSSAFDPLGLNTNLALTSIGAHKFRSGKEEHLYNPVTIHLLQEATRRGDYKLFKQYTAALHDEQKPFHLRGLMDFKFADKPVPLDEVEPASEIVKRFKTGAMSYGSISQEAHECMAIAMNELGGKSNSGEGGESIERLTIGKDGKNRCSAIKQVASGRFGVTSRYLVSAKEIQIKMAQGAKPGEGGHLPGGKVYPWIAKTRLSTPGVSLISPPPHHDIYSIEDLAQLIYDCKNANRDARISVKLVSEAGVGTVAAGVAKAGAQVILISGYDGGTGAAPNNSIHYAGLPWELGLAETHQTLIMNDLRNKVILEADGKLMTGRDVAIAAMLGAEEFGFATAPLVTMGCVMMRVCNLDTCPVGIATQNPELRKRFRGKPEYVKNFMLFIAEELREYMSKLGVRTVDELVGRSDLLMSSDRADERNVILDKIINNPYMDMPQNKVKYHEKNIYDFQLEKTVDMRILMKKLGPALEKGQKKSVELDVVNTDRSVGTIFGSEITKKYGESLDEDTYIVKCNGAGGQSFGAFIPKGLTLELVGDSNDYFGKGLSGGKLIVYPPRSVKYKHEDNIIIGNVALYGATSGKAFINGVAGERFAVRNSGATAVVEGVGDHGCEYMTGGKVVVLGTTGKNFAAGMSGGIAYVLDMGNDLYKRLNKEMISIEAVTDKYEVSELKQLIMDHVNYTNSEIGKRILEDFEGYLPKFKKIIPKDYKKMMNMIVAFEEKGLSREKAAIEAFYKVKNGGK from the coding sequence ATGATTGAGAATAAGAGAGCAGAGAATACCGGATTATACGACCCATGCTTTGAACATGATAACTGCGGTATCGGTGCTGTTGTCAATATCAAGGGTATCAAAACTCACGACACAGTTAACAATGCCCTCAAGATAGTTGAGAATCTTGAGCACAGAGCAGGAAAGGATGCAGAGGGCAAGACCGGAGACGGTGTAGGTATACTCCTTCAGATATCACATAAGTTCTTCAGTAAGGCTGTAGCAGAGCTTGGATACGACCTTGGAAAGGAAGGCGATTATGGAATAGGAATGTTCTTCTTTCCACAGAAGGAGCTGGCTCGCAAGCAGGCTATGAAGATGTTTGAGGTCATAGTTGAGAAAGAAGGACTTGAGTTCATTTGCTGGAGAGAAGTTCCTACAACACCTGGAATTCTCGGCAAGAAGGCGATAGATGTTATGCCATGTATCATGCAGGCATTCATCAGAAGACCTGAGACAGTAAAGGCAGGTATGGACTTTGACAGAAAGCTCTACTTTGTCAGAAGAATATTCGAGGAGAGCAATGATGACACATATGTTCCGTCACTTTCTAGCAAGACTATAGTATATAAAGGAATGTTCCTCGTCGGTGAACTCAGAATGTTCTACAACGACCTTCAGGATCCTGATTATGAGTCAGCAATAGGACTTGTTCATTCAAGATTCTCAACGAATACAACACCATCATGGCTCAGAGCTCATCCATACAGATATCTGTGCCATAACGGTGAGATCAATACAATAAGAGGAAATGAGGACAAGATGATTGCCCGTGAGGAGACAATGGAGTCGACCATCATGCAGGATGAGATGTACAAGGTTATGCCTGTTCTTGATCCCGATGGTTCAGATTCAGCAAGACTTGATAACTGTCTTGAGTTCCTGGTGCTGAACGGAATACCACTTCCTATGGCAGTCATGATCACGATCCCTGAGCCGTGGGAGAACGACAGAGCTATGAGCCAGGAGAAGAAGGATTTCTATCAGTACTATGCAACCATGATGGAGCCTTGGGATGGTCCTGCTTCTATATTATTCACAGACGGTGAACTCATGGGAGCAGTCCTCGACAGAAATGGCCTGAGACCATCGAGATACTATATAACAGATGATGATTACCTTGTACTTTCATCAGAGGTCGGAGTTCTGGACGTAGATCCATCTAAGATCGTGAAGAAAGACCGACTCAGACCTGGCAAGATGCTTCTTGTCGACACAGTGAATGGACGTCTTATCTCAGATGAGGAGATCAAGGAGAAATATGCACTGGCAAAGCCATATGGAGAGTGGGTAGACAGCAATCTTGTACATCTCGCCGATCTGAAGATCCCGAACATCAGAGTTCAGGAGTACACAGATGAGGAGAGAGCAAGACTTCAGAAGGCATTTGGATATACCTATGAAGACTTCAAGAACACAATATATCCAATGGCAGAGAAAGGTGCAGAGGCTATCAGCGCCATGGGTACTGACACACCGCTGGCAGTCCTGTCGAACAGCCACAAACCATTGTTCAACTTCTTCAAGCAGTTATTTGCACAGGTTACAAATCCTCCAATCGATGCGATCAGAGAGGAAGTTGTCACATCCACATCGGTATACCTCGGAAAGGATGGTAATATCCTCGAGGAGAAGCCAGAGAACTGTCATGTGTTGAAGATCAACCATCCAATACTGACAAACACAGATCTTCTGAAGATCAAGAATATGAATGTTCCTGGCCTTAAGGTTGCGACACTTCCTATTCTTTATTATAAGAACACATCCATGGAGAAGGCTCTCGACAGACTGTTTATCGAGGCCGACAAGCTCTACAGGGACGGTGTAAATATACTCATCCTCTCAGACCGAGGCGTGGATGAGAATCATGTGGCAATACCATCACTCCTTGCAGTATCAGCTATGCAGAAGCACCTGGTAAGAACCAAGAAGAGAACAGCGGTTGCGATCATCCTTGAGAGTGCAGATCCAAGAAATGTTCATCACTTTGCAACACTTCTCGGATACGGTGCATGTGCAGTCAACCCTTATCTTGCAATAGAGACGATCAAGCAGATGGTTGATTCGCATCTGCTGAACAAGGATTTTAATGCGGCTGTAGATGATTACAACAGTGCAATATGTCATGGAATAGTAAAGATCGCATCCAAGATGGGAGTCTCAACGATCCAGTCATACATGGGTTCACAGATATTTGAGTGTATCGGACTCTCAAAGGATGTTGTGGACAGATATTTTACAAATACAGTAAGCCGTGTTGGTGGCTCCGGAATAAAGGAGCTTGAGAAGACCGTTGACGATCTCCATTCATCAGCATTTGATCCACTTGGACTGAATACGAATCTTGCCCTCACAAGCATAGGAGCACACAAGTTCAGAAGTGGCAAGGAGGAGCATCTGTACAATCCTGTCACAATACATCTTCTTCAGGAGGCAACAAGGCGCGGCGATTACAAGCTGTTCAAGCAGTACACAGCAGCGCTCCATGATGAGCAGAAGCCATTCCACCTTAGAGGTCTTATGGACTTCAAGTTTGCTGATAAGCCGGTTCCACTTGATGAGGTTGAACCAGCAAGTGAGATAGTCAAGAGATTCAAGACAGGTGCCATGAGCTACGGAAGTATATCACAGGAGGCACATGAGTGTATGGCCATCGCCATGAACGAGCTGGGCGGTAAGTCCAATTCAGGAGAGGGCGGTGAGTCGATAGAGAGACTTACGATCGGCAAGGATGGCAAGAATAGATGCTCAGCCATCAAGCAGGTAGCATCAGGAAGATTTGGCGTTACATCGAGATACCTTGTGAGCGCCAAGGAGATACAGATCAAGATGGCACAGGGAGCAAAGCCTGGAGAGGGCGGACATCTCCCTGGCGGAAAGGTATATCCTTGGATCGCAAAGACAAGACTTTCAACACCTGGAGTAAGCCTTATCTCTCCACCACCACATCACGATATATATTCGATAGAGGATCTTGCACAGCTCATCTACGACTGCAAGAATGCAAACCGTGATGCGAGAATATCAGTAAAGCTTGTGTCTGAGGCTGGTGTAGGTACAGTAGCGGCCGGTGTTGCAAAGGCCGGAGCACAGGTCATCCTGATCTCAGGTTATGATGGAGGAACAGGAGCAGCACCTAACAACTCCATCCATTATGCAGGCCTTCCTTGGGAGCTTGGACTTGCAGAGACACATCAGACACTTATAATGAACGACCTCAGAAATAAGGTTATCCTTGAGGCTGATGGTAAGCTTATGACAGGACGTGACGTTGCCATAGCTGCAATGCTCGGTGCAGAGGAGTTTGGATTTGCAACAGCACCGCTTGTAACAATGGGCTGTGTCATGATGAGGGTATGTAACCTTGATACGTGTCCTGTCGGCATAGCAACACAGAATCCTGAACTTAGAAAGAGATTCAGAGGTAAGCCGGAGTATGTGAAGAACTTTATGCTGTTCATAGCAGAGGAGCTTCGTGAGTACATGAGTAAGCTCGGCGTCAGAACAGTTGATGAGCTGGTTGGACGCTCAGATCTCCTGATGAGCAGCGACAGAGCAGATGAGAGAAATGTAATCCTTGATAAGATAATCAATAATCCATATATGGATATGCCACAGAACAAGGTCAAGTATCATGAGAAGAATATTTATGACTTCCAGCTTGAGAAGACAGTAGATATGAGGATACTCATGAAGAAGCTCGGACCTGCACTTGAGAAGGGACAGAAGAAGAGTGTTGAGCTTGATGTGGTCAATACGGACAGATCTGTTGGAACAATATTCGGATCAGAGATCACCAAGAAATATGGCGAGTCCCTTGATGAGGACACATACATCGTCAAATGTAACGGTGCCGGTGGACAGAGCTTTGGTGCATTCATTCCAAAGGGACTTACACTTGAACTGGTTGGCGACAGCAATGATTACTTCGGCAAGGGTCTGTCAGGTGGCAAGCTGATCGTTTATCCACCACGTTCAGTAAAGTATAAGCATGAGGATAACATCATTATAGGAAACGTTGCACTGTATGGTGCCACAAGTGGTAAGGCATTCATCAATGGTGTTGCAGGCGAGAGATTTGCAGTTCGTAACTCAGGCGCAACAGCGGTCGTTGAGGGTGTTGGAGATCACGGATGTGAATATATGACAGGCGGTAAGGTCGTAGTTCTGGGAACAACAGGCAAGAACTTTGCAGCAGGAATGAGCGGCGGTATCGCATATGTTCTTGATATGGGCAACGATCTGTACAAGAGACTGAACAAAGAGATGATATCCATAGAGGCTGTTACGGACAAGTACGAGGTGAGTGAACTTAAGCAGCTCATCATGGATCACGTAAACTATACCAATTCAGAGATAGGCAAGAGAATCCTTGAGGATTTTGAGGGATATCTTCCAAAGTTCAAGAAGATCATACCAAAGGATTACAAGAAGATGATGAATATGATAGTTGCATTTGAGGAGAAGGGCCTGAGCCGTGAGAAGGCAGCTATCGAAGCATTCTACAAGGTTAAGAACGGAGGTAAGTAG
- a CDS encoding UDPGP type 1 family protein, with amino-acid sequence MNYESAYKLLEEKGQLHLLRYYDELKSDEQQALLSQIDQIDFSLIDMIGKNNSGNDSDIAPVAALQLDAINANHDTYLNAGIDTIKNGDLALVLLAGGQGTRLGFSGPKGTFNVGVTKDMFIFQLLIEHTLDIVKLADTWIHFFIMTNEKNHDDTTTFFKEHNYFGYNPDYIHFFKQEMVPSVDFNGKIYLEEKGRIAMSPNGNGGWFSSLCKAGHLSKLTEHNIKYINVFSVDNVLQRIADPVFLGAVIKEGYLSGGKVVRKAYPDEKVGVLCTNHGKPYIVEYYELTDEMRNQRDENGDYAYNYGVTLNYIFPVDRLMKIMNESMPLHIVKKAIPYVDKNGDIVKPAEPNGYKFETLALDMIAFMGTCLPFEVEREKEFAPIKNATGNDSIDSARELLKQNGYTL; translated from the coding sequence ATGAATTACGAAAGCGCATACAAACTTCTGGAAGAAAAGGGTCAGCTTCACCTTCTCAGATATTATGATGAATTAAAAAGCGATGAGCAGCAGGCTCTGTTAAGCCAGATTGATCAGATCGATTTTTCACTCATCGACATGATTGGCAAAAACAACTCTGGAAATGATTCCGACATTGCACCTGTCGCAGCTCTTCAGCTAGACGCCATCAATGCGAACCATGACACATACTTGAATGCAGGAATAGACACTATAAAAAATGGCGATCTTGCACTCGTACTTTTAGCTGGTGGTCAGGGAACCCGTCTTGGATTCTCAGGGCCAAAGGGAACCTTCAATGTGGGCGTAACAAAAGATATGTTCATCTTCCAACTGCTCATTGAGCACACACTGGATATCGTAAAGCTTGCCGATACATGGATACATTTCTTTATAATGACGAATGAAAAGAACCACGATGATACGACTACATTTTTCAAGGAACATAACTACTTCGGATATAACCCTGATTATATTCATTTCTTCAAACAGGAGATGGTGCCATCAGTTGACTTCAACGGCAAGATCTATCTGGAAGAAAAGGGACGTATCGCCATGTCCCCTAACGGTAATGGTGGCTGGTTCTCATCACTTTGCAAGGCAGGTCATCTGAGCAAGCTGACTGAGCACAATATCAAATACATCAATGTCTTCTCTGTTGACAATGTTCTTCAAAGGATCGCAGATCCTGTTTTCCTCGGTGCAGTCATCAAGGAAGGCTACCTCTCCGGCGGAAAGGTTGTCAGAAAAGCCTATCCCGACGAGAAGGTCGGTGTTCTCTGCACAAACCACGGAAAGCCATACATCGTTGAGTACTATGAGCTCACAGATGAGATGCGCAACCAGCGCGATGAAAATGGAGATTACGCATACAATTACGGTGTTACCCTCAACTACATCTTTCCTGTCGACAGACTTATGAAGATCATGAATGAAAGCATGCCTCTACACATCGTGAAGAAAGCCATCCCATATGTTGACAAGAATGGTGACATTGTAAAGCCTGCCGAGCCTAACGGATACAAGTTTGAGACACTAGCTCTAGACATGATTGCATTCATGGGCACATGTCTTCCATTTGAGGTTGAGCGTGAGAAGGAATTTGCCCCTATAAAAAATGCTACTGGCAATGATTCCATTGACTCTGCAAGAGAGCTTCTCAAGCAAAACGGATATACATTATAA